One region of Paenibacillus polymyxa M1 genomic DNA includes:
- the flgM gene encoding flagellar biosynthesis anti-sigma factor FlgM translates to MKINETNRIGAINPYQRNIETGRQEEQKKSRRKDEVSISPEAMEMLNRSSDADRVKKIQELKQQVASGTYRVDADKIAEKLLPFFKQSSES, encoded by the coding sequence ATGAAAATTAACGAGACCAACCGCATCGGAGCTATTAATCCATATCAGCGAAATATTGAAACAGGACGCCAGGAGGAGCAAAAGAAATCCCGCCGCAAGGACGAGGTTTCCATTTCTCCAGAAGCAATGGAAATGCTGAACCGCAGCAGTGATGCAGACCGCGTTAAGAAAATTCAGGAGCTTAAGCAGCAAGTAGCTTCTGGAACCTATCGTGTAGATGCTGATAAAATTGCAGAGAAGCTGTTACCTTTCTTTAAGCAGTCTTCCGAAAGCTAG
- a CDS encoding TIGR03826 family flagellar region protein yields the protein MNLDNCPRCGKLFVKNVRGICQNCIKEIEVEYEHCVKHIRENKGVHMHELSEATGVSVKQITTFIREGRISIANAPNMTYPCEVCGIPIRDGHMCDSCRTRLTKDLNQAIRESSNQDQSNNMGSGTYSAMDKLRGN from the coding sequence ATGAATTTGGATAACTGTCCTCGCTGTGGAAAGTTGTTTGTTAAGAATGTCAGAGGGATTTGCCAGAACTGTATTAAAGAAATTGAGGTTGAATACGAGCACTGTGTCAAACATATACGTGAAAATAAAGGTGTTCATATGCATGAGCTTTCGGAAGCTACAGGTGTCTCTGTTAAACAAATCACGACATTTATACGTGAGGGACGTATTTCCATTGCTAATGCGCCCAATATGACGTATCCTTGCGAGGTATGCGGGATACCGATTCGTGATGGGCATATGTGCGATTCTTGTCGAACACGTCTGACTAAAGACCTGAATCAGGCCATACGCGAAAGTAGTAATCAGGATCAAAGTAATAATATGGGCTCAGGTACCTACAGCGCGATGGATAAACTTCGCGGAAACTAG
- a CDS encoding LysM peptidoglycan-binding domain-containing protein: MKNVMKKVAVSGMLAVSLGAVSLLSPLASGDALAASGQERNKDRAEQLEKIQQQEAAQKAFEAKVFGTETTENATTTTPTQSTTENNNQTTTTKSATTVKTITVNVQEGDTLASIAEKYGVTVEELVKINNLVKVGQELQVPQTNTNK; this comes from the coding sequence ATGAAAAACGTAATGAAAAAAGTAGCAGTTTCTGGCATGTTGGCAGTTAGTTTAGGTGCAGTATCTTTGTTGAGTCCACTTGCATCTGGTGATGCACTAGCTGCATCCGGGCAGGAACGTAACAAAGATAGAGCTGAACAATTGGAGAAGATTCAACAACAAGAAGCAGCACAAAAAGCATTTGAAGCAAAAGTTTTTGGAACTGAAACTACTGAAAATGCAACAACTACAACACCTACTCAATCAACAACAGAGAACAACAACCAAACAACAACTACAAAATCAGCAACAACTGTAAAAACTATCACTGTAAATGTTCAAGAAGGCGACACACTGGCTTCTATTGCTGAAAAATACGGTGTAACTGTTGAAGAACTGGTTAAAATCAATAACTTGGTAAAAGTTGGTCAAGAACTGCAAGTACCACAAACAAATACAAATAAATAA
- a CDS encoding ComF family protein, which produces MGMIPRTRLFLNWLFHRQSQTCVACGKFAGHFSEFTGLCTHCSIQIPWIYNIRCVHCGRPTFCPDCVRPDRLARYYICNRSATSYTPMVREWIGQFKYRGNEKFGPLLGEIMNRAYQAMRHEFAGHDCNRFKRSLWDVDIVTCVPVSEKRLTERGFNQAEILAEEIAKRNKLPFLPLLVRPQDTGKQSFKSKNERMNTMNNAFSVIPNMVNLVNSFILKAGSQRATEHRHSVTILLVDDIYTTGSTLQACARVLREMALEQGVHLAIFCLTFARS; this is translated from the coding sequence ATGGGGATGATTCCAAGAACCCGTCTGTTTTTGAATTGGTTATTCCATCGTCAGTCGCAAACATGTGTTGCTTGTGGCAAGTTCGCAGGTCATTTTTCCGAATTTACTGGGCTTTGTACTCATTGTTCGATTCAAATTCCTTGGATTTACAACATTCGTTGTGTACATTGTGGACGCCCGACGTTTTGTCCGGATTGCGTCAGGCCTGACCGATTAGCGCGTTACTATATATGCAATCGGAGTGCGACCAGCTATACGCCGATGGTGAGAGAATGGATTGGGCAGTTCAAATATCGTGGCAATGAAAAGTTTGGTCCCCTGCTGGGCGAGATCATGAACCGAGCCTATCAGGCGATGAGACATGAGTTTGCAGGGCATGATTGTAATCGTTTCAAGCGATCTTTGTGGGATGTAGATATAGTGACCTGTGTCCCGGTAAGTGAAAAGAGGCTGACGGAGCGAGGCTTTAATCAGGCTGAAATTTTGGCAGAAGAGATTGCAAAGCGAAATAAGCTCCCCTTTCTACCATTGCTTGTTCGCCCGCAAGATACAGGCAAACAAAGCTTTAAATCAAAAAATGAACGCATGAATACAATGAATAATGCATTTTCCGTTATCCCCAATATGGTGAATTTGGTGAATTCCTTTATTTTAAAAGCCGGATCTCAACGTGCTACGGAGCATAGGCATTCCGTTACAATTTTGCTTGTAGATGATATTTATACGACGGGGAGTACATTGCAGGCATGTGCACGCGTTTTGAGAGAAATGGCATTAGAACAAGGAGTACATTTGGCTATCTTTTGCCTAACCTTCGCGAGATCATGA